The proteins below come from a single Aegilops tauschii subsp. strangulata cultivar AL8/78 chromosome 6, Aet v6.0, whole genome shotgun sequence genomic window:
- the LOC109775908 gene encoding disease resistance protein RGA5-like: protein MERVLLSAVTGALKPVLEKMATLLGDEYKRFKGVRKEIKSLTNELTAMDAFLAKMAGDQDPDLQDKVWMNEVRELSYDMEDAIDDFMLVDDKDTKPDCFIEKIKSWLGKMKAQRRIAKEIQDLKKHIIEVGERNARYKTPKAFSKTREPFSNTSNSVLHSRALTIFEHASKLVGIDTPKAEIIKLLTKENGCISSQKVKIVSIIGSGGMGKTTLANQVYQELKEKFRCKAFVSVSRNPDMTNILRTILSEVSCQDYSHTEAGSIQQLIHKINNHIEEKRYFIVIDDIWDIETWDVIKTNDIWNKVKDSIGRVLKRDPSVDRMIQILSLSYFDLPPHLKGCLLYLSVFPEDSIIEKKGLIRRWIAEGFVCKEGMYTAYELGEMPTSLILSHARSLSVFGQIVKIPSLVEFKHLRVVDFGGCSQLENHHLDNVGNLFQLRYLNISMTKISELPEQIRHLRCLEILNIRHTEVYDLPVGIVDLGKLAHLLVNPGIKFLDGIAKMRALESLKMVYADKQSRNFLQELGQLKNMRKLHLSHMDFAHEHNEIVASSLVKLCAHNLCSLTACNIDHKILLNRWCTSPPLNLQKLVIADCILPKVPDWVRPLVNLQKLRLEVESISPEDLCILGALPALVTLSFLRGREGQFSFEDTMLAVGSETGFRCLKTFTYVAQGDKMDLMFTAGCMSKLENLEIIFHGAFEDDESLCSPDDFRFGVENLSNLVTFRCVLRCSHIKVNTVDIVKASLERAVRTHPNNHLTLIYNHRFPGGSSW, encoded by the exons ATGGAGAGGGTTCTATTGAGCGCAGTGACGGGGGCCCTGAAACCCGTCTTGGAGAAGATGGCTACTCTGTTGGGCGATGAGTATAAGCGTTTCAAGGGCGTGCGCAAGGAGATCAAATCCCTCACTAATGAACTCACTGCCATGGATGCTTTTCTAGCAAAAATGGCGGGGGATCAGGATCCCGATTTGCAGGATAAGGTTTGGATGAATGAGGTGCGGGAGTTGTCATACGACATGGAGGATGCCATCGACGACTTCATGTTGGTTGACGACAAGGATACTAAGCCAGATTGCTTCATTGAGAAGATCAAGAGCTGGCTAGGGAAGATGAAAGCTCAACGCCGCATTGCTAAAGAGATCCAAGATTTGAAGAAACATATTATTGAGGTGGGTGAGAGAAATGCAAGGTACAAGACTCCTAAGGCCTTCTCCAAGACCCGTGAGCCCTTCTCCAACACAAGTAATTCAGTTCTTCACTCTCGAGCTCTTACTATTTTTGAGCATGCATCGAAGCTTGTCGGAATTGATACACCGAAGGCTGAGATAATCAAATTGTTAACAAAAGAGAATGGATGTATCTCAAGTCAAAAAGTGAAGATAGTCTCCATCATTGGGTCTGGGGGTATGGGCAAGACAACCCTTGCAAACCAAGTGTATCAAGAGCTCAAAGAGAAATTCCGGTGTAAGGCTTTCGTATCAGTGTCACGAAATCCAGACATGACGAATATCTTGAGAACCATTCTTAGTGAAGTTAGTTGTCAAGATTATTCTCACACTGAAGCAGGGAGCATACAACAACTCATACACAAGATTAACAATCATATAGAGGAGAAAAG GTATTTTATTGTGATTGACGATATATGGGACATTGAAACATGGGATGTTATTAA AACAAATGATATATGGAACAAAGTCAAAGATTCAATTGGCCGTGTACTCAAAAGGGATCCTAGTGTCGATAGAATGATACAAATATTGTCACTTAGCTACTTTGATCTGCCTCCTCATTTAAAAGGTTGTCTCCTATACCTAAGTGTCTTTCCAGAAGATTCTATTATTGAGAAGAAGGGTCTAATCAGGAGGTGGATTGCCGAAGGATTTGTCTGCAAAGAAGGCATGTATACGGCATATGAGTTAGGAGAG ATGCCAACGAGCTTGATATTGTCACATGCACGATCACTTAGTGTGTTTGGACAAATAGTGAAAATCCCTTCACTGGTGGAGTTCAAGCATTTGCGCGTTGTGGACTTTGGAGGATGTAGTCAATTGGAAAACCACCATCTTGATAATGTAGGGAATCTGTTTCAACTAAGGTACCTCAACATTAGTATGACAAAGATAAGTGAGCTCCCGGAACAAATCAGACATCTAAGGTGCTTAGAGATACTGAACATAAGGCACACCGAGGTATATGATTTACCAGTGGGTATTGTCGATCTCGGAAAATTGGCACATTTACTTGTTAACCCGGGTATTAAGTTTCTAGATGGAATTGCAAAGATGCGAGCACTGGAGAGTTTGAAAATGGTGTATGCCGACAAGCAGTCGCGTAACTTTCTCCAAGAGCTTGGGCAGCTAAAAAATATGAGGAAATTGCATCTTAGTCATATGGATTTTGCGCATGAGCACAATGAAATTGTTGCTTCTTCTCTTGTTAAGCTATGCGCACATAACCTTTGTTCTCTAACTGCTTGCAATATTGATCACAAAATCTTACTGAACAGATGGTGTACTTCTCCACCGCTTAACCTCCAAAAACTTGTGATCGCTGATTGTATCCTTCCAAAAGTTCCGGATTGGGTACGGCCACTCGTGAACTTGCAGAAGCTAAGATTAGAAGTGGAGAGTATCTCGCCTGAAGATCTCTGCATCCTAGGAGCCTTGCCTGCTCTGGTCACCCTGAGTTTTCTTCGAGGAAGGGAAGGTCAATTTTCTTTTGAAGATACAATGTTGGCAGTCGGTAGTGAAACTGGGTTCCGATGCCTGAAGACTTTTACTTATGTGGCACAGGGAGATAAGATGGATCTTATGTTTACAGCGGGATGTATGTCGAAGCTAGAAAACCTTGAGATTATTTTCCATGGCGCTTTTGAAGATGATGAATCTCTCTGCAGTCCGGATGATTTTCGTTTCGGGGTTGAAAACCTCTCCAACCTCGTTACTTTCAGATGTGTTTTGCGTTGCTCGCATATCAAGGTGAACACTGTTGACATCGTAAAGGCTTCCCTGGAGAGAGCAGTCCGCACACATCCCAACAACCACCTTACTCTAATTTACAACCATCGATTCCCTGGAGGCTCTTCTTGGTGA